From Sceloporus undulatus isolate JIND9_A2432 ecotype Alabama chromosome 6, SceUnd_v1.1, whole genome shotgun sequence, one genomic window encodes:
- the LOC121932488 gene encoding la-related protein 6-like, which produces MSFCNPTMALRFDSQLKCSAPVPVQGGPFSALHFFPRPNRAFPLLSQESLVETLDGSPYDSNDLSPGLFESNNSSMPDSQLVRRIVAQVEFYLSDENLSKDAFLLKHVQKNKMGFVSIKLLTSFKKVKYLTRDWRVTLYALQFSLLLEVNEEGTKVRRRSPIPDYLVNIPPSKMILAWNILPYEQTTPASLLFQATFLDKITKLFGPFGDITSIRILRPGKKLPSDVKKYSSRYPELLTKCCALVEYESLESARKALEELDYNQAASSGEGIKVVSLSGRCSKKKSVTSHEDSEEAEELEKPSRKWSHVLPEGLQHTLEDSYFYSSSTESDSTPVSTPILPRNFFSAPVWPTTNFCNSANQAFKPNFFSIPYAGPIPLHKTLAWPFCHPTLSVPKLSNCALESQKPSDSCWDTGVGSGNLWIPKRRGPASSQLLTQKPESLSSGAAPKRMSELLGVRPEVIRLPQGPDGTRGFYNTIGRGKFVLRH; this is translated from the exons ATGTCCTTTTGCAATCCCACAATGGCCTTGAGGTTTGACTCCCAGCTGAAATGTAGTGCCCCAGTTCCAGTCCAGGGAGGGCCCTTCTCTGCTCTCCATTTCTTTCCTCGTCCAAATAGGGCCTTCCCTCTGCTGAGCCAAGAATCGCTGGTGGAGACTCTGGATGG GAGCCCTTATGACTCAAATGACCTCAGCCCAGGTCTCTTTGAGAGCAACAATTCCTCCATGCCAGATTCACAGCTGGTCAGAAGGATAGTTGCTCAGGTCGAGTTTTACCTCTCTGATGAGAACTTGTCCAAGGATGCCTTCCTCCTGAAGCATGTGCAAAAGAATAAGATGGGGTTTGTGAGCATTAAACTTCTGACATCCTTCAAAAAG GTGAAATATTTAACCAGAGATTGGCGAGTAACCCTCTATGCTCTGCAGTTCTCATTGCTGCTGGAAGTCAATGAGGAAGGGACAAAGGTGAGGAGGAGAAGCCCCATCCCAGATTATCTGGTGAACATCCCTCCAAGCAAGATGATCCTGGCTTGGAACATCCTTCCATATGAGCAAACCACCCCTGCCTCACTCTTGTTCCAGGCGACATTTCTTGACAAGATCACTAAGTTGTTTGGGCCATTCGGGGATATTACCTCCATTCGCATCCTCCGGCCTGGCAAAAAGCTTCCTTCTGATGTGAAGAAGTATTCATCACGGTACCCAGAGCTCTTGACCAAGTGCTGTGCCTTGGTAGAGTATGAGAGTTTGGAGAGTGCCCGAAAGGCTCTTGAGGAGCTTGACTACAACCAGGCTGCCTCCTCTGGGGAAGGCATAAAAGTGGTCAGCCTTTCTGGAAGATGCTCTAAGAAGAAGAGCGTGACCAGTCATGAAGATAGTGAGGAGGCTGAGGAGTTGGAGAAGCCATCTAGAAAGTGGTCTCATGTGCTGCCGGAAGGCCTCCAACATACCCTCGAAGACTCCTACTTTTACAGCTCTTCCACAGAGTCAGATAGCACTCCAGTTTCTACTCCTATTCTGCCTCGGAATTTCTTCTCTGCTCCTGTCTGGCCCACCACCAACTTCTGCAACTCTGCTAACCAGGCCTTCAAACCAAATTTCTTCAGCATCCCATATGCAGGCCCCATCCCACTGCACAAGACCCTGGCTTGGCCCTTCTGCCATCCAACTCTCTCTGTACCCAAGCTGAGCAATTGCGCTTTGGAATCACAAAAGCCATCTGATTCCTGCTGGGATACTGGGGTAGGTAGTGGGaacttgtggataccaaaacggCGTGGACCAGCCAGCAGTCAACTCCTTACCCAGAAACCAGAGTCCTTGAGCTCAGGAGCTGCTCCTAAAAGAATGTCTGAATTGCTCGGTGTCCGACCCGAAGTAATCCGCCTTCCGCAAGGGCCAGATGGCACCAGGGGCTTCTACAATACCATTGGGAGGGGAAAATTTGTCTTGAGACATTAA